In Candida albicans SC5314 chromosome 4, complete sequence, the genomic window TCTATTGTTATTAGATCTGGTAAAACTGGTcgcgaaaaaaaaaaattagaggAAAGGAGTGAGACGCAGCCTCTacgaaagaaaaaacaagacAGCACAAATCAATGTGATCACTCGGTCGTTAAAACTTTCAGGCACACTCACAAATAGACGAGAGAAACTGAAACAGTTAATAAACACTCAACCTTCTCCCTCCctttaaataattaattactttccttaaaaaaataaaaagaaaagaaaacccCACCCCtaaatcattaacaaaGAAATGACAGATAGATTTGGAAGACAAAAATCAACACGTTGGGTAAACTCAGTTCCAACTTATGGAGACTGGGGcgatgatgattatgaagaCGACGATTATACATATCAAGAAGACAATTCttctcaacaacaacagagaAAAGTGACACCCCAGAGATTTGAGTTACCTAGTGATCATGTTCCACCTGTGCCAGTTATTGAcgaaaaatataaaaatctTACTTCTCAAAACAACACCGAAAGCAATGTGAGTCCACCGAAAGAACTTGTGTTGTCTGTTGATGGACAAACTAATCTTGAGAGTGATAGTAGTGATGAAGAATCCGAGATCATTAGTCAAGGGGGTGTTAGTCCGTATAAAGAAGCAAATAAGCAAACACATGGTATTTCCCACAACGTTGACGAGAAACTGAAGACACCCGCCTATCAGGCTAACATTCCTGTTGTTGCATCCCATGATAGATCTGATTATAATGAAGAggataataatgattttactagaaaattgaatgaaataCAACTGAAAGAATCAAATCACGAGGATTTGGCACAATCAGAAGTTCAGGAAGGACAGAAAGATGAACCTGATTCTGTTAACCAAGTGTCAGAACCATCTTCAActaaacaacaaccaaacTTGGTATTGTCAGTTGATACTCATAAAAACATTTATTCAGATAGTAGTGATGAAGACGACGACGATGACGATACGTGTTCGAATCTTAATTTTGGAATATCAACCCATAGTCTTGGAAATATTGCAACAGATTCAACATCTAAAAATAACGTTACAACCTTGAAAGTGCAACCTAAAGAGGAACTTCAATTTGAACCTCCAACACCAACGTACAGTTACTCACAGCAATCAAACATACCACCAGAAAGTCCTTCTATGGAATCTGAGAATAGTTTCAATTCAGAATACtcatttcaaaaagaaCCTGTTGATTTGCAATTGGCTACTCATCATGAAGAAACTGAAACTATATTACCACAAAAGGATCTAGCATTGGAACCCAAAGAAAAGACTGAGGAAGTAGAAACCACTGAAAAATCAACACAGCCAGAATTAGTTCTTTCAGTGGATAAACCAAACTTCAAAAcaagtgatgatgaagatgacgatgatgataacTGGGGCTACAATAGTCAAAACTCTAgtaatgatgaaaaagaagttcTTGGTGTTCGTGGAGAAAATTCAGCATCAGATATAGATTcttttattgataatttgaataaagtCTATAGTGGAGACCCTTCTGGGGAAGTTTTACCACCAATAGATCATGATTTGTCATTGCcagattttgaaaacacGTCATTCAGTAAATATGAGGACGATGAAGAGAATTATAGTCCTATCAAGCCTTTGTCTATTTCCCAGCAAAAAGAAGCTCATGATGATTACTTGAGTTCCTTTTCGGGAAGAACACAATCAGTAAGGAAGCCACCAAGACATTCTACTATTTTTACTGATGATTTCTCAGGTATCGCCAGTGATGAAACTGAAAATGCGCCAGAGGAGCAAAAGGATGATTCTATTTCGGAAAATTCTGTTCCAGAAGTTGTCCAAACAAATGAATTCGAACTTGAACAAAACGAATTGGGTGGTAATAATAACTCTGACTTGGCTCCGCCAGAACTACATCCAGTGGCCTCCTCAGGATCATTGTCAACTGGTAAATTATCTATGGACACTGCATCTcagaaacaacaagaatCACAAGACGAAGAAAGTATAACAAAAGATATTAAGGATGCTAGAAGAGTTTCAACACTGAGTAATGCTACTTTCAATTTAGGTGGTTGGGCCCCTAATACTGATAATTTCCGTAATCAATTCATAGGTGAGAATGATAGTGAGTCCATAAACTTCAACACCGATCGAAGTGGTTATGataaatttacaaaagTGAGGACAGAATCGACACAAGAGGAAGACAATGCCAATGCTAGTTTACCTTCAATTCCTGAGACCATTGATGCAGTTATGCCCAGTATTCAAGAAGATGGTGCCAGTGACGAAGAAGAGCAGGATGATGGTGAAGAGAAAAATGATATTCAAGATTATCATGGCGATTCTCATTCAGTCTTGCCAACAATGACCATGTCGTCAAAATCTGATTCGGTGTTGAACGAACATTTTTATCCTAAACCGTtattcaaagaagaaagattAACTCCTGCTGCTTCaaaagaagatttattaCCCCAAAAGTATAGCAGCTTGTTGCCTTCAGAAAATAGAAGAGCTTCTGATAGTTCAGATGTCACTGCAAGACAAAGGTCTGAATCAACATCTACTGTCACCACTAATTCTACGGTTCAAGTGACACCCAAAGAGTTGGTCCCTGGTAAATACCCTGTTTCAGATTGGAAAAGTATTGTTACCATATCACAACCTGTTGACAGAATCGCTGCTTTTAAGGATGCATTACATAAGGAACAACAATACGATAGTAAGTTGACGAGTTGGTTACATTATGCATTGAAACGACTGCCCAATACAAGCACAAACTTACTGATTGGTAGGGTTGCGTCTCAAGCGTATCAAAATGCTGAGCACAACGATCTTCGGAGACATGCTTCATTTAGAAGCAGAGTCAATATCGTCAAAGACAAGGTTGAAGGTACGGGATCTTTTGGTAAAAAGTTGTTCAGTCGTAGTAAGAAGTTTATTAAATCTACCACAGGTGATAAATAGTTTGAttagaaattgaatatacAAGATGGGATATAAGTAGAATATTGAATCAGGGCATTGGTTGAGCTACTATCTTTGAAATACTAGTCTACATTACGAAACATAATGATTAAGACACacaaagaataaaaaataatatattgacgaatatataaaataataacgataagaaaaagaaaaatagtAAAGACTTCAATTTATGGGGAGTTTTctaaaaaaagatttgaagATAGGTATCAGCCGTGTGTCCAAGCAGCAGTACCACCAAGAAGACTTGGCAATTCACATCCACATCAACGTTTATTTCTTCATACATTCCTCGACGGAAACAATGTCGAGATTAGCAGCATTACAATAATTGTTGACATAACATGAAGTAGTAATGTTCTTACCCGATGGATGAGTACAGTTAGGAGTGTAAGGACTAAATCTGTACTGGTAATCGGTATACATTTGGTTAAACTTGATGTTAGTGGGATCTTTCATTTTGCTAATAGCAAATTTATCCCAGAAAGTAGCATTAAGTGGGGCACTAACTGGCCACTCATTGTTTGGATCATAAGCAGCTCTAGCAGAATATTCATATTCCCAAACTGGTTCTTCACCACCATTAACATAGgtttcattcaatttagtGTAATAATTGAAAGAGTTCATAATGTTGAAACtttcatcttcaacttCATAGTATCTAAATGCTGGGTTATGGTTACCAAATGGAGTAAGTGATTGAATGACCCAAGCAGAGGTGATTGgttgatttggttttggtgaTTTGGCATCAGAGTaagcaacaattttttgatcaTTATGAGTGTGTCCATAGTAAAGATTGGCAATGGTATAAGGGGCAAATCTTTGAACAATCTTTTGGAAAATCAAAGAATCAATTGGCATAACGTCATCCTTGTTTGGAGGAACATGAGCACTAATCCAAACTCtttggtttttcttttcactttcaatcaattcatcaactaAAAACTTCCAACCACCGAAAAGATCAGGATCAGATGAAGCATTAAGGAATCTCCATGTGTTAGATTGGTAGTAAGTGTTGGAATTCAAAGTGATGACTTTCAACCCTCTTTCTGTTTCATAGGAGAAGGCAGCATAATGGTCTTTCATGGTTTGTTTTTCACTTTGTTTAAACCATTCATTTCCAATCCATACATCAACCATTTCATCATTGTTCCATCTGTAACTATTGTTGTAATCAAGTCTCAAAGGAGCTAACAAACCATATGGAGCGGTATCGTGGTTACCCATACTTGGAAGAACTGGAATTCCATTAAGATATTGTCTCATGGTTTTAAAAGTACGGATCTCTTCACTTTTAACCAAGTCAACAGTAACACTTTGCAAATCATGTTCAGCGGTATCTCCGTTATAAAGAGCAAACTCAAAGTTTTTGTCCTTGTGCATTTTAGCCATTTCAATCAAAGAATTGTTGACCAAGATTTCTGGAGTGTCACTCAAATAAGCACCGAAGACAGTAGCAGGTTGAAAGTTAAAGTTCCAACCACGCGATTTTGGGAAATCATAATATTCACCTTTGACGTATTTTTGTCCATCATAATGGGCATCAGGGTAGAAAGAGAATTTAAAGTCTTTTGGACTCTTGTTTGGATTGTCGGCAGCAAAGGCACTGGTGAAATTATAGTTTTGTTCAActaattttttgttaaaaGACTTAGTAAGACCACAAACTAATTGTGAACACTTGGCTTCAGTACCTTGTTCATAAGTAAATTGGATATGGGCATCACTCATATGCAAGACATTGAATCTTTCTCTATTAGTCTTGTTGTACTTTGGTTCGGAGTAATGTTgtggttttttttctggCCACCAACTTTCAATGTTGAaagaatcaacaacagctTCAAGGTCTGGAAGGTCGCAACTTCCCATTTGTGCATGACAGTAGTATTCAAGATCAAATTCATCCGAGGTGTTGAATCTTCCCAAAAAATCCAAGAAATCATTGTCAAGAAAGTCGACAACTTCGTAACCATCGATACCagattcaaatttttggtCAAATTTTTTGTCAGTGTAAGCCTTGGTGGTGACGAAAAAGTTACCAATTGTACAGTACATATATGGAGTAGTACTCAAAACACAGTCCTTGTACATCATCAAAGTAGTTAAATGAGCTTTCTCTGgtttttcatcaatcaactttttaacaaatctcattttgtttttacaTTGGTCACACTTGGAAACATTACCTTTAGCAATTTgcaattgtttcaattggtACATAATGTAATCATAATCTTTGCTAGGTaagtttttgaaaacagGTTCCATAAGGTCTTCGTCTCTTTTTTGGAGTGATTGAGCTTTAAGTTGTTCAACATTAGGAACAACTTGAGCAAtaacagcagcagcagcaaaGCAAATGAAAGCTAACAAGAAATTGGCTTGCATGGTTTAGTGTTTGAAGAATGAGTTggtaaaacaaaaaataatctttCATTCATTTCGAAAAGTAGGATTTGACTGGTTTTtatattgaacaattggGGTTGATTTCCATTTCTTTGGATGAAGAATTTTCTCTATTTTGCGTATCCTTTTTGCAaccaaaaattttcttatATTGGTTCCACGTGTGAACAAACGAGCTAGATTAATAATTGCTTCAAACAAATACACATTTGCAAGTATCTCAACCATCTTCGTCCAAAGTAACTATTTAGGCTAACGGGGACTGTTTTGTTATTAAACTCCTAATTACACTTCCTATTTCAGCGATTTACTCCTTAAAACGTGGGTCGAATGACAAAGTAATTAAGATCTTTGTTGAAATCACCAAGACAATAAgtttaaattgtttataatccaatttataggttttataatttattgttaCATTGAGTATATTTGTTTGTGGATCTGTTATGAGCAAAAGAATGATAAAAGTAAAAGACCTCCATCCTCAAATAATACTATGCTTGTTATGATCATTTATGTCCGCTAACTAGCTGGTTATTGTAGTTTTTTAGTCTAGAATTAGTCCTTTGTTATGGGCCGAGAACTAAACAATCAGATGAAAGATGCATCTACTAAGTTATAGGGCAACAAACATGGGATGCTCCCCTTGTCCGAGATAATCAGAAAATATTACTTCGtgttttttgaaaactttcTTCAAGAcgttttgtttttgaaaaaaatcaatgaatAAGCAGCTCTCAATATTTCTCAAATCAAACCAGAAGAGAGCTGTGTTTTTCATAACTAGCTGCTTTTCATATCCGGCATTTCCTTTCCGGATCGTAATTAGCCTAAATGTATGGTTCCAGTTTCATGTCCAAACGGAATTATACTCATAACCAAAAGACCCTAATAGGAAAGTTGATACGGGGTCAGAAAATcgacaaaaaaaaggataaactttaataattttctaCAAACAAAACCATAACCTACACATATACATAACCGCCAAGAAATACAGTCTTGGAATACCCTAAACCTGAATAATTATGTTTGATTCGGATAAAAACAATTCCGAATAGGAAACTTGAAGATATGAGTTGTCAATTGTTGTACAACTTCAAGTCTCATAATTCACATAAACCAATCAATACAAATGGAggaaacaaaaactaaaaagtACCAGCGAAAGCTGGAAAGAAGATTCATAACCAAAACATAAATTTGGTACTCTTCATCTACCTAATACTTGTATCGATCATTGAATGGACTTTGATAGtttgtattgttgttactGACTGGTTCGTATCCATCGTGGTTGTTATAACCATATTCGGATTTCACACTATCATTACTAGGACCAGGATAAGCGGACATTGGAGGTTGAGGTTGATAAGCATATCTTTGATTATATTGAGCATCGGGATACATATTTGGATTAATGTATGtttgtggtggttgt contains:
- a CDS encoding uncharacterized protein (Ortholog of C. dubliniensis CD36 : Cd36_40890, C. parapsilosis CDC317 : CPAR2_401100, Candida tenuis NRRL Y-1498 : CANTEDRAFT_119698 and Debaryomyces hansenii CBS767 : DEHA2G22154g), which codes for MESENSFNSEYSFQKEPVDLQLATHHEETETILPQKDLALEPKEKTEEVETTEKSTQPELVLSVDKPNFKTSDDEDDDDDNWGYNSQNSSNDEKEVLGVRGENSASDIDSFIDNLNKVYSGDPSGEVLPPIDHDLSLPDFENTSFSKYEDDEENYSPIKPLSISQQKEAHDDYLSSFSGRTQSVRKPPRHSTIFTDDFSGIASDETENAPEEQKDDSISENSVPEVVQTNEFELEQNELGGNNNSDLAPPELHPVASSGSLSTGKLSMDTASQKQQESQDEESITKDIKDARRVSTSSNATFNLGGWAPNTDNFRNQFIGENDSESINFNTDRSGYDKFTKVRTESTQEEDNANASLPSIPETIDAVMPSIQEDGASDEEEQDDGEEKNDIQDYHGDSHSVLPTMTMSSKSDSVLNEHFYPKPLFKEERLTPAASKEDLLPQKYSSLLPSENRRASDSSDVTARQRSESTSTVTTNSTVQVTPKELVPGKYPVSDWKSIVTISQPVDRIAAFKDALHKEQQYDSKLTSWLHYALKRSPNTSTNLSIGRVASQAYQNAEHNDLRRHASFRSRVNIVKDKVEGTGSFGKKLFSRSKKFIKSTTGDK
- a CDS encoding uncharacterized protein (Putative secreted acid sphingomyelin phosphodiesterase; possible Kex2p substrate), encoding MQANFLLAFICFAAAAVIAQVVPNVEQLKAQSLQKRDEDLMEPVFKNLPSKDYDYIMYQLKQLQIAKGNVSKCDQCKNKMRFVKKLIDEKPEKAHLTTLMMYKDCVLSTTPYMYCTIGNFFVTTKAYTDKKFDQKFESGIDGYEVVDFLDNDFLDFLGRFNTSDEFDLEYYCHAQMGSCDLPDLEAVVDSFNIESWWPEKKPQHYSEPKYNKTNRERFNVLHMSDAHIQFTYEQGTEAKCSQLVCGLTKSFNKKLVEQNYNFTSAFAADNPNKSPKDFKFSFYPDAHYDGQKYVKGEYYDFPKSRGWNFNFQPATVFGAYLSDTPEILVNNSLIEMAKMHKDKNFEFALYNGDTAEHDLQSVTVDLVKSEEIRTFKTMRQYLNGIPVLPSMGNHDTAPYGLLAPLRLDYNNSYRWNNDEMVDVWIGNEWFKQSEKQTMKDHYAAFSYETERGLKVITLNSNTYYQSNTWRFLNASSDPDLFGGWKFLVDELIESEKKNQRVWISAHVPPNKDDVMPIDSLIFQKIVQRFAPYTIANLYYGHTHNDQKIVAYSDAKSPKPNQPITSAWVIQSLTPFGNHNPAFRYYEVEDESFNIMNSFNYYTKLNETYVNGGEEPVWEYEYSARAAYDPNNEWPVSAPLNATFWDKFAISKMKDPTNIKFNQMYTDYQYRFSPYTPNCTHPSGKNITTSCYVNNYCNAANLDIVSVEECMKK